Proteins from a genomic interval of Plasmodium berghei ANKA genome assembly, chromosome: 6:
- a CDS encoding thioredoxin-like protein — protein MNNILLRINSRKAILPSNKRMFVHFNYPYRVEKCVNKNINLKVNFKNIIQRNITNKANVDNKISSNRKKGMYMLSILISSILGYGALKWDEKKKISNFLNEMTEISDDVFDRIDNIVLFVLDKNKLSDEKKKVQFLKHEIEKLNIKKLNYLYTFHEESRDFACYIYKGRRRRNITKEELVDTSSIKEIFEQFFIPISEDSEKLNEGNNGIFPTYVTHDTFEKEIIEDSKKNDILLVLFENTCFLCFLYKPFINSLHKLFKENNIELKLKKYNIEKNDYAPNMIISRGTPTFLFYTKGKGTKLDEYKPNEIIEKIDKMVKLPSEIKEEIIDKVESIHTRMHQFGLLTMWTTESKVIENTLIKRHIKDLPNSTDDETIYNEVLTALIEEDSQRNDLIEDSLNFINEKIKEAEKSCYVAALMMANELIDEEKK, from the exons ATGAATAACATACTACTAAGGATTAATAGTAGAAAGGCAATACTACCAAGTAATAAACGCATGTTCGTTCATTTTAATTATCCTTATAGAGTCGAAAAATGTGTTAAtaagaatataaatttaaaggTTAACTTTAAGAATATTATACAAAGAAACATTACAAACAAGGCAAATGTGgacaataaaataagttCAAATCGGAAAAAAGGCATGTATATGTTAAGTATACTTATTAGTAGCATATTAGGTTATGGTGCTTTAAAATgggatgaaaaaaaaaaaatatcaaattttCTAAATGAAATGACCGAAATATCTGATGATGTTTTTGATAGGATAGATAATATCGTACTATTTGTTTTagataaaaacaaattgagcgacgaaaaaaaaaaagttcagtttttaaaacatgaaattgaaaagctcaacattaaaaaattaaattatctTTATACATTTCATGAGGAAAGTAGGGACTTTGcttgttatatttataaaggAAGGAGACGaagaaatataacaaaagaAGAGTTAGTAGATACTAGTTccataaaagaaatatttgaacaattttttatacctATTAGTGAAGATtctgaaaaattaaatgaaggAAATAATGGGATATTCCCAACGTATGTAACACATGACACATTTGAAAAGGAg ATTATTGAAGATTCCAAGAAAAATGACATCCTCTTAGTTTTGTTTGAAAATACATGCTTCTTATGCTTTTTATACAAGCCTTTTATAAACAGCTTACACAAACTATTCAAAGAGAATAAC aTTGAATTGAAACTAAAGAAGTATAATATCGAGAAAAATGATTATGCACcaaatatgataatttCTAGGGGAACACCCAcctttttgttttataccAA AGGTAAAGGAACGAAGCTCGATGAATATAAACCAAATGAAATTATCGAAAAAATAGATAAG ATGGTTAAATTACCTAGTGAAATTAAAGAGGAAATTATAGACAAGGTCGAGTCAATACATACACGAATGCACCAATTTGGCTTGCTAACGATGTG gACGACAGAGTCAAAGGTTATAGAAAACACTCTTATAAAAAGGCATATAAAGGATCTACCAAAT AGTACCGACGACGAAACCATTTACAATGAAGTGCTAACCGCTCTTATAGAAGAGGATTCGCAAAGAAACGACTTAATTGAGGATagtttaaattttataaatgaaaaaataaaagaggCCGAAAAGAGTTGTTACGTAGCAGCATTG